One Xiphophorus hellerii strain 12219 chromosome 1, Xiphophorus_hellerii-4.1, whole genome shotgun sequence DNA segment encodes these proteins:
- the naca gene encoding nascent polypeptide-associated complex subunit alpha isoform X22, whose protein sequence is MPGEATETVPVTEQEMQQPQAETAPPPAPASTQQPQVASGPAKAKGKDAKSGQDYSAPKAVPGRRKRSSMSASSSSPTSPKSTPSSTPRSPVVSPLASPLASPLASSASSSPANRSAPKVVKAGKQGKAKKGETFEPAPVQVDHKVPDVKEKSEEPNLKKSMTTEAKAFPIETKSQPPPAFKVTPKPAVAAPISFSDAIASSPPKSGEKVASAKPVLLMVDDELPPLIPPEKLGKMQVSAPLVAKESTKPAMSPSEPRPKGATSAPPEVSKAKMGIEPKPLPVEAPKAAAPVKTVTQEVIKASPTDSKAKSAAGKTGQDKPAAAVKPADETKLISNTGPKQVEDIKVTKPNAGVKSTPPEVTKQAPEKGAVVVNKAQSVDLKATAAEAPKQAKPIAAEAPKADSETPKLVKPTEAPKADSETPKLVKQTEAPKKAKATSTEAPRPAPEVAKQATTETSKQAKQAAPEALKQAAAEAPKQAKQVPKQAKQESSEAPKQDRKEAPEAPKQAKQAAPEAPKQAKQAAPEAPKQAKQAAPEAPKQAKQAAPEAPKQPKQAAPEAPKQAKQASPEAPKQAKQASPEAPKQAKQAAPEAPKQAKQASPEAPKQAKQVAADAPKTSEASPLAKATAPDGAGQTKQAKPVEVPKQAKPTAAEAPKPATESPKPAKPKADEAPKQAKQTTEVPSKPALVEPIVPPPTPRKLTFAEAVAKPAPVKPDAEKISTAPSNHVISSKPAETPAKMESVIKDDNGSGTESDSDDSVPELEEQDSAQTQTQQAQLAAAAEIDEEPVSKAKQSRSEKKARKAMSKLGLRQVTGVTRVTIRKSKNILFVITKPDVYKSPASDTYIVFGEAKIEDLSQQAQLAAAEKFKVQGEATAKIQDNTQTPTVQEESEEEEVDETGVEVKDIELVMSQANVSRAKAVRALKNNNNDIVNAIMELTM, encoded by the exons ATGCCTGGCGAAGCAACAGAAACGGTCCCAGTCACCGAGCAGGAGATGCAGCAGCCTCAAGCGGAGACTG CTCCGCCTCCTGCCCCAGCTTCCACCCAGCAACCTCAGGTAGCTTCTGGCCCCGCAAAGGCCAAAGGCAAAGATGCCAAGAGTGGGCAGGATTATTCTGCCCCAAAGGCTGTACCTGGCAGAAGAAAACGTTCCTCTATGtctgcctcttcctcctcacccACTTCACCTAAATCTACTCCCTCCTCTACTCCCCGGTCACCCGTGGTGTCACCTTTGGCATCACCTTTAGCATCACCTTTGGCTTCCTCGGCCAGTAGCTCCCCTGCCAATCGTTCTGCCCCAAAAGTGGTTAAGGCTGGCAAACAAGGAAAGGCTAAGAAAGGAGAGACATTTGAGCCTGCTCCTGTCCAGGTAGATCACAAAGTCCCAGACGTAAAGGAAAAGTCAGAGGAACCTAACTTGAAGAAATCTATGACTACTGAAGCTAAAGCTTTCCCAATTGAGACAAAATCTCAGCCACCCCCTGCATTTAAAGTCACCCCAAAGCCTGCTGTTGCAGCACCAATTTCATTCTCGGATGCTATTGCTTCAAGCCCCCCAAAATCTGGTGAAAAGGTTGCTTCTGCAAAACCCGTATTGCTTATGGTCGATGATGAGCTTCCTCCACTTATCCCACCTGAGAAGCTTGGTAAAATGCAAGTCTCTGCACCTCTTGTTGCCAAAGAGAGCACAAAGCCTGCTATGTCTCCTTCTGAACCTAGACCTAAAGGGGCTACTTCTGCTCCTCCAGAGGTCAGTAAAGCCAAGATGGGTATTGAACCCAAACCTTTGCCTGTCGAAGCTCCTAAGGCAGCAGCCCCAGTGAAAACTGTAACTCAGGAGGTCATTAAGGCTTCTCCTACAGATTCCAAGGCTAAATCTGCTGCTGGCAAGACTGGCCAAGacaaacctgctgctgctgtgaagcCAGCAGATGAGACCAAATTGATCTCTAACACAGGTCCTAAACAGGTTGAGGACATTAAAGTTACCAAGCCAAATGCTGGTGTAAAGTCAACCCCTCCTGAGGTTACCAAACAAGCACCCGAAAAGGGTGCTGTGGTAGTTAATAAGGCTCAGTCTGTTGACTTGaaggcaacagctgctgaggcCCCCAAACAAGCCAAACCAATAGCTGCTGAGGCACCTAAAGCAGATTCTGAGACTCCTAAACTGGTCAAACCAACCGAGGCACCCAAAGCAGATTCTGAGACTCCTAAACTGGTCAAACAAACCGAGGCACCCAAAAAGGCCAAAGCCACCTCCACTGAGGCACCTAGGCCAGCCCCGGAAGTGGCGAAGCAGGCGACCACCGAGACATCCAAACAGGCTAAGCAGGCAGCCCCCGAGGCACTCAAGCAAGCGGCTGCTGAGGCACCCAAACAAGCCAAGCAG GTGCCCAAACAGGCTAAGCAGGAGAGCTCTGAGGCACCCAAACAGGATAGAAAGGAGGCTCCCGAGGCACCCAAACAGGCTAAACAGGCGGCCCCCGAGGCACCCAAACAGGCTAAGCAGGCGGCCCCAGAGGCACCCAAACAGGCTAAGCAGGCGGCCCCAGAGGCACCCAAACAGGCTAAGCAGGCGGCTCCCGAGGCACCCAAACAGCCTAAGCAGGCGGCTCCCGAGGCACCCAAACAGGCTAAGCAGGCGTCTCCCGAGGCACCCAAACAG GCTAAGCAGGCGTCTCCCGAGGCACCCAAACAGGCTAAGCAG GCGGCCCCCGAGGCACCCAAACAGGCTAAGCAGGCGTCTCCCGAGGCACCCAAACAGGCTAAGCAGGTGGCTGCAGACGCCCCTAAAACATCTGAGGCTTCTCCATTGGCCAAAGCAACAGCCCCTGACGGTGCAGGCCAAACCAAGCAGGCCAAACCAGTCGAGGTGCCCAAACAAGCCAAACCAACTGCTGCTGAAGCACCTAAACCAGCTACTGAGAGTCCTAAACCAGCTAAACCAAAGGCTGATGAGGCACCTAAACAAGCGAAGCAAACTACTGAAGTTCCCTCAAAACCTGCTCTAGTTGAGCCTATTGTTCCGCCCCCAACCCCACGTAAACTTACTTTTGCCGAGGCAGTTGCAAAACCTGCACCTGTCAAGCCTGACGCTGAGAAAATCAGCACTGCTCCCTCTAATCATGTCATATCATCTAAACCTGCTGAAACCCCAGCCAAGATGGAGTCTGTGATCAAGGACGACAATG GATCTGGCACAGAGTCGGACAGTGATGACTCAGTTCCTGAGCTGGAAGAACAGGACTCTGCACAGACACAGACGCAACAAGCTCAG cttgcagctgctgctgaaataGACGAAGAGCCAGTAAGCAAAGCCAAACAGAGCCGCAGTGAAAAGAAGGCACGAAAG GCCATGTCAAAGCTTGGCCTCAGGCAGGTAACAGGGGTCACCAGGGTCACCATTCGCAAATCAAAGAACATCTTGTTCGTCATCACCAAACCAGATGTCTACAAGAGCCCTGCGTCAGATACATACATCGTCTTCGGTGAAGCTAAG ATTGAAGATCTTTCTCAGCAAGCCCAGCTGGCTGCAGCAGAAAAGTTCAAGGTACAGGGAGAAGCTACAGCAAAGATCCAGGACAACACACAGACGCCCACAGTACAGGAGGAAAGCGAAGAGGAAGAG GTTGATGAGACCGGGGTCGAGGTGAAGGACATCGAACTCGTCATGTCACAAGCCAACGTGTCGCGGGCAAAGGCTGTACGCGccctgaaaaacaacaacaacgacaTTGTCAACGCTATTATG GAGTTGACGATGTAA
- the naca gene encoding nascent polypeptide-associated complex subunit alpha isoform X19, producing the protein MPGEATETVPVTEQEMQQPQAETAPPPAPASTQQPQVASGPAKAKGKDAKSGQDYSAPKAVPGRRKRSSMSASSSSPTSPKSTPSSTPRSPVVSPLASPLASPLASSASSSPANRSAPKVVKAGKQGKAKKGETFEPAPVQVDHKVPDVKEKSEEPNLKKSMTTEAKAFPIETKSQPPPAFKVTPKPAVAAPISFSDAIASSPPKSGEKVASAKPVLLMVDDELPPLIPPEKLGKMQVSAPLVAKESTKPAMSPSEPRPKGATSAPPEVSKAKMGIEPKPLPVEAPKAAAPVKTVTQEVIKASPTDSKAKSAAGKTGQDKPAAAVKPADETKLISNTGPKQVEDIKVTKPNAGVKSTPPEVTKQAPEKGAVVVNKAQSVDLKATAAEAPKQAKPIAAEAPKADSETPKLVKPTEAPKADSETPKLVKQTEAPKKAKATSTEAPRPAPEVAKQATTETSKQAKQAAPEALKQAAAEAPKQAKQVPKQAKQESSEAPKQDRKEAPEAPKQAKQAAPEAPKQAKQAAPEAPKQAKQAAPEAPKQAKQAAPEAPKQPKQAAPEAPKQAKQASPEAPKQAKQASPEAPKQAKQVPKQAKQESPEAPKQDRKEAPEAPIQAKQAAPEAPKQAKQASPEAPKQAKQVAADAPKTSEASPLAKATAPDGAGQTKQAKPVEVPKQAKPTAAEAPKPATESPKPAKPKADEAPKQAKQTTEVPSKPALVEPIVPPPTPRKLTFAEAVAKPAPVKPDAEKISTAPSNHVISSKPAETPAKMESVIKDDNGSGTESDSDDSVPELEEQDSAQTQTQQAQLAAAAEIDEEPVSKAKQSRSEKKARKAMSKLGLRQVTGVTRVTIRKSKNILFVITKPDVYKSPASDTYIVFGEAKIEDLSQQAQLAAAEKFKVQGEATAKIQDNTQTPTVQEESEEEEVDETGVEVKDIELVMSQANVSRAKAVRALKNNNNDIVNAIMELTM; encoded by the exons ATGCCTGGCGAAGCAACAGAAACGGTCCCAGTCACCGAGCAGGAGATGCAGCAGCCTCAAGCGGAGACTG CTCCGCCTCCTGCCCCAGCTTCCACCCAGCAACCTCAGGTAGCTTCTGGCCCCGCAAAGGCCAAAGGCAAAGATGCCAAGAGTGGGCAGGATTATTCTGCCCCAAAGGCTGTACCTGGCAGAAGAAAACGTTCCTCTATGtctgcctcttcctcctcacccACTTCACCTAAATCTACTCCCTCCTCTACTCCCCGGTCACCCGTGGTGTCACCTTTGGCATCACCTTTAGCATCACCTTTGGCTTCCTCGGCCAGTAGCTCCCCTGCCAATCGTTCTGCCCCAAAAGTGGTTAAGGCTGGCAAACAAGGAAAGGCTAAGAAAGGAGAGACATTTGAGCCTGCTCCTGTCCAGGTAGATCACAAAGTCCCAGACGTAAAGGAAAAGTCAGAGGAACCTAACTTGAAGAAATCTATGACTACTGAAGCTAAAGCTTTCCCAATTGAGACAAAATCTCAGCCACCCCCTGCATTTAAAGTCACCCCAAAGCCTGCTGTTGCAGCACCAATTTCATTCTCGGATGCTATTGCTTCAAGCCCCCCAAAATCTGGTGAAAAGGTTGCTTCTGCAAAACCCGTATTGCTTATGGTCGATGATGAGCTTCCTCCACTTATCCCACCTGAGAAGCTTGGTAAAATGCAAGTCTCTGCACCTCTTGTTGCCAAAGAGAGCACAAAGCCTGCTATGTCTCCTTCTGAACCTAGACCTAAAGGGGCTACTTCTGCTCCTCCAGAGGTCAGTAAAGCCAAGATGGGTATTGAACCCAAACCTTTGCCTGTCGAAGCTCCTAAGGCAGCAGCCCCAGTGAAAACTGTAACTCAGGAGGTCATTAAGGCTTCTCCTACAGATTCCAAGGCTAAATCTGCTGCTGGCAAGACTGGCCAAGacaaacctgctgctgctgtgaagcCAGCAGATGAGACCAAATTGATCTCTAACACAGGTCCTAAACAGGTTGAGGACATTAAAGTTACCAAGCCAAATGCTGGTGTAAAGTCAACCCCTCCTGAGGTTACCAAACAAGCACCCGAAAAGGGTGCTGTGGTAGTTAATAAGGCTCAGTCTGTTGACTTGaaggcaacagctgctgaggcCCCCAAACAAGCCAAACCAATAGCTGCTGAGGCACCTAAAGCAGATTCTGAGACTCCTAAACTGGTCAAACCAACCGAGGCACCCAAAGCAGATTCTGAGACTCCTAAACTGGTCAAACAAACCGAGGCACCCAAAAAGGCCAAAGCCACCTCCACTGAGGCACCTAGGCCAGCCCCGGAAGTGGCGAAGCAGGCGACCACCGAGACATCCAAACAGGCTAAGCAGGCAGCCCCCGAGGCACTCAAGCAAGCGGCTGCTGAGGCACCCAAACAAGCCAAGCAG GTGCCCAAACAGGCTAAGCAGGAGAGCTCTGAGGCACCCAAACAGGATAGAAAGGAGGCTCCCGAGGCACCCAAACAGGCTAAACAGGCGGCCCCCGAGGCACCCAAACAGGCTAAGCAGGCGGCCCCAGAGGCACCCAAACAGGCTAAGCAGGCGGCCCCAGAGGCACCCAAACAGGCTAAGCAGGCGGCTCCCGAGGCACCCAAACAGCCTAAGCAGGCGGCTCCCGAGGCACCCAAACAGGCTAAGCAGGCGTCTCCCGAGGCACCCAAACAG GCTAAGCAGGCGTCTCCCGAGGCACCCAAACAGGCTAAGCAGGTGCCCAAACAGGCTAAGCAGGAGAGCCCTGAGGCACCAAAACAGGATAGAAAGGAGGCTCCCGAGGCACCCATACAGGCTAAGCAG GCGGCCCCCGAGGCACCCAAACAGGCTAAGCAGGCGTCTCCCGAGGCACCCAAACAGGCTAAGCAGGTGGCTGCAGACGCCCCTAAAACATCTGAGGCTTCTCCATTGGCCAAAGCAACAGCCCCTGACGGTGCAGGCCAAACCAAGCAGGCCAAACCAGTCGAGGTGCCCAAACAAGCCAAACCAACTGCTGCTGAAGCACCTAAACCAGCTACTGAGAGTCCTAAACCAGCTAAACCAAAGGCTGATGAGGCACCTAAACAAGCGAAGCAAACTACTGAAGTTCCCTCAAAACCTGCTCTAGTTGAGCCTATTGTTCCGCCCCCAACCCCACGTAAACTTACTTTTGCCGAGGCAGTTGCAAAACCTGCACCTGTCAAGCCTGACGCTGAGAAAATCAGCACTGCTCCCTCTAATCATGTCATATCATCTAAACCTGCTGAAACCCCAGCCAAGATGGAGTCTGTGATCAAGGACGACAATG GATCTGGCACAGAGTCGGACAGTGATGACTCAGTTCCTGAGCTGGAAGAACAGGACTCTGCACAGACACAGACGCAACAAGCTCAG cttgcagctgctgctgaaataGACGAAGAGCCAGTAAGCAAAGCCAAACAGAGCCGCAGTGAAAAGAAGGCACGAAAG GCCATGTCAAAGCTTGGCCTCAGGCAGGTAACAGGGGTCACCAGGGTCACCATTCGCAAATCAAAGAACATCTTGTTCGTCATCACCAAACCAGATGTCTACAAGAGCCCTGCGTCAGATACATACATCGTCTTCGGTGAAGCTAAG ATTGAAGATCTTTCTCAGCAAGCCCAGCTGGCTGCAGCAGAAAAGTTCAAGGTACAGGGAGAAGCTACAGCAAAGATCCAGGACAACACACAGACGCCCACAGTACAGGAGGAAAGCGAAGAGGAAGAG GTTGATGAGACCGGGGTCGAGGTGAAGGACATCGAACTCGTCATGTCACAAGCCAACGTGTCGCGGGCAAAGGCTGTACGCGccctgaaaaacaacaacaacgacaTTGTCAACGCTATTATG GAGTTGACGATGTAA
- the naca gene encoding nascent polypeptide-associated complex subunit alpha isoform X31, which produces MPGEATETVPVTEQEMQQPQAETGSGTESDSDDSVPELEEQDSAQTQTQQAQLAAAAEIDEEPVSKAKQSRSEKKARKAMSKLGLRQVTGVTRVTIRKSKNILFVITKPDVYKSPASDTYIVFGEAKIEDLSQQAQLAAAEKFKVQGEATAKIQDNTQTPTVQEESEEEEVDETGVEVKDIELVMSQANVSRAKAVRALKNNNNDIVNAIMELTM; this is translated from the exons ATGCCTGGCGAAGCAACAGAAACGGTCCCAGTCACCGAGCAGGAGATGCAGCAGCCTCAAGCGGAGACTG GATCTGGCACAGAGTCGGACAGTGATGACTCAGTTCCTGAGCTGGAAGAACAGGACTCTGCACAGACACAGACGCAACAAGCTCAG cttgcagctgctgctgaaataGACGAAGAGCCAGTAAGCAAAGCCAAACAGAGCCGCAGTGAAAAGAAGGCACGAAAG GCCATGTCAAAGCTTGGCCTCAGGCAGGTAACAGGGGTCACCAGGGTCACCATTCGCAAATCAAAGAACATCTTGTTCGTCATCACCAAACCAGATGTCTACAAGAGCCCTGCGTCAGATACATACATCGTCTTCGGTGAAGCTAAG ATTGAAGATCTTTCTCAGCAAGCCCAGCTGGCTGCAGCAGAAAAGTTCAAGGTACAGGGAGAAGCTACAGCAAAGATCCAGGACAACACACAGACGCCCACAGTACAGGAGGAAAGCGAAGAGGAAGAG GTTGATGAGACCGGGGTCGAGGTGAAGGACATCGAACTCGTCATGTCACAAGCCAACGTGTCGCGGGCAAAGGCTGTACGCGccctgaaaaacaacaacaacgacaTTGTCAACGCTATTATG GAGTTGACGATGTAA
- the naca gene encoding nascent polypeptide-associated complex subunit alpha isoform X23: MPGEATETVPVTEQEMQQPQAETAPPPAPASTQQPQVASGPAKAKGKDAKSGQDYSAPKAVPGRRKRSSMSASSSSPTSPKSTPSSTPRSPVVSPLASPLASPLASSASSSPANRSAPKVVKAGKQGKAKKGETFEPAPVQVDHKVPDVKEKSEEPNLKKSMTTEAKAFPIETKSQPPPAFKVTPKPAVAAPISFSDAIASSPPKSGEKVASAKPVLLMVDDELPPLIPPEKLGKMQVSAPLVAKESTKPAMSPSEPRPKGATSAPPEVSKAKMGIEPKPLPVEAPKAAAPVKTVTQEVIKASPTDSKAKSAAGKTGQDKPAAAVKPADETKLISNTGPKQVEDIKVTKPNAGVKSTPPEVTKQAPEKGAVVVNKAQSVDLKATAAEAPKQAKPIAAEAPKADSETPKLVKPTEAPKADSETPKLVKQTEAPKKAKATSTEAPRPAPEVAKQATTETSKQAKQAAPEALKQAAAEAPKQAKQVPKQAKQESSEAPKQDRKEAPEAPKQAKQAAPEAPKQAKQAAPEAPKQAKQAAPEAPKQAKQAAPEAPKQPKQAAPEAPKQAKQASPEAPKQAKQESPEASKQDRKETPEAPKQAKQASPEAPKQAKQVAADAPKTSEASPLAKATAPDGAGQTKQAKPVEVPKQAKPTAAEAPKPATESPKPAKPKADEAPKQAKQTTEVPSKPALVEPIVPPPTPRKLTFAEAVAKPAPVKPDAEKISTAPSNHVISSKPAETPAKMESVIKDDNGSGTESDSDDSVPELEEQDSAQTQTQQAQLAAAAEIDEEPVSKAKQSRSEKKARKAMSKLGLRQVTGVTRVTIRKSKNILFVITKPDVYKSPASDTYIVFGEAKIEDLSQQAQLAAAEKFKVQGEATAKIQDNTQTPTVQEESEEEEVDETGVEVKDIELVMSQANVSRAKAVRALKNNNNDIVNAIMELTM; the protein is encoded by the exons ATGCCTGGCGAAGCAACAGAAACGGTCCCAGTCACCGAGCAGGAGATGCAGCAGCCTCAAGCGGAGACTG CTCCGCCTCCTGCCCCAGCTTCCACCCAGCAACCTCAGGTAGCTTCTGGCCCCGCAAAGGCCAAAGGCAAAGATGCCAAGAGTGGGCAGGATTATTCTGCCCCAAAGGCTGTACCTGGCAGAAGAAAACGTTCCTCTATGtctgcctcttcctcctcacccACTTCACCTAAATCTACTCCCTCCTCTACTCCCCGGTCACCCGTGGTGTCACCTTTGGCATCACCTTTAGCATCACCTTTGGCTTCCTCGGCCAGTAGCTCCCCTGCCAATCGTTCTGCCCCAAAAGTGGTTAAGGCTGGCAAACAAGGAAAGGCTAAGAAAGGAGAGACATTTGAGCCTGCTCCTGTCCAGGTAGATCACAAAGTCCCAGACGTAAAGGAAAAGTCAGAGGAACCTAACTTGAAGAAATCTATGACTACTGAAGCTAAAGCTTTCCCAATTGAGACAAAATCTCAGCCACCCCCTGCATTTAAAGTCACCCCAAAGCCTGCTGTTGCAGCACCAATTTCATTCTCGGATGCTATTGCTTCAAGCCCCCCAAAATCTGGTGAAAAGGTTGCTTCTGCAAAACCCGTATTGCTTATGGTCGATGATGAGCTTCCTCCACTTATCCCACCTGAGAAGCTTGGTAAAATGCAAGTCTCTGCACCTCTTGTTGCCAAAGAGAGCACAAAGCCTGCTATGTCTCCTTCTGAACCTAGACCTAAAGGGGCTACTTCTGCTCCTCCAGAGGTCAGTAAAGCCAAGATGGGTATTGAACCCAAACCTTTGCCTGTCGAAGCTCCTAAGGCAGCAGCCCCAGTGAAAACTGTAACTCAGGAGGTCATTAAGGCTTCTCCTACAGATTCCAAGGCTAAATCTGCTGCTGGCAAGACTGGCCAAGacaaacctgctgctgctgtgaagcCAGCAGATGAGACCAAATTGATCTCTAACACAGGTCCTAAACAGGTTGAGGACATTAAAGTTACCAAGCCAAATGCTGGTGTAAAGTCAACCCCTCCTGAGGTTACCAAACAAGCACCCGAAAAGGGTGCTGTGGTAGTTAATAAGGCTCAGTCTGTTGACTTGaaggcaacagctgctgaggcCCCCAAACAAGCCAAACCAATAGCTGCTGAGGCACCTAAAGCAGATTCTGAGACTCCTAAACTGGTCAAACCAACCGAGGCACCCAAAGCAGATTCTGAGACTCCTAAACTGGTCAAACAAACCGAGGCACCCAAAAAGGCCAAAGCCACCTCCACTGAGGCACCTAGGCCAGCCCCGGAAGTGGCGAAGCAGGCGACCACCGAGACATCCAAACAGGCTAAGCAGGCAGCCCCCGAGGCACTCAAGCAAGCGGCTGCTGAGGCACCCAAACAAGCCAAGCAG GTGCCCAAACAGGCTAAGCAGGAGAGCTCTGAGGCACCCAAACAGGATAGAAAGGAGGCTCCCGAGGCACCCAAACAGGCTAAACAGGCGGCCCCCGAGGCACCCAAACAGGCTAAGCAGGCGGCCCCAGAGGCACCCAAACAGGCTAAGCAGGCGGCCCCAGAGGCACCCAAACAGGCTAAGCAGGCGGCTCCCGAGGCACCCAAACAGCCTAAGCAGGCGGCTCCCGAGGCACCCAAACAGGCTAAGCAGGCGTCTCCCGAGGCACCCAAACAGGCTAAGCAGGAGAGCCCTGAGGCATCCAAACAGGATAGAAAGGAGACTCCCGAG GCACCCAAACAGGCTAAGCAGGCGTCTCCCGAGGCACCCAAACAGGCTAAGCAGGTGGCTGCAGACGCCCCTAAAACATCTGAGGCTTCTCCATTGGCCAAAGCAACAGCCCCTGACGGTGCAGGCCAAACCAAGCAGGCCAAACCAGTCGAGGTGCCCAAACAAGCCAAACCAACTGCTGCTGAAGCACCTAAACCAGCTACTGAGAGTCCTAAACCAGCTAAACCAAAGGCTGATGAGGCACCTAAACAAGCGAAGCAAACTACTGAAGTTCCCTCAAAACCTGCTCTAGTTGAGCCTATTGTTCCGCCCCCAACCCCACGTAAACTTACTTTTGCCGAGGCAGTTGCAAAACCTGCACCTGTCAAGCCTGACGCTGAGAAAATCAGCACTGCTCCCTCTAATCATGTCATATCATCTAAACCTGCTGAAACCCCAGCCAAGATGGAGTCTGTGATCAAGGACGACAATG GATCTGGCACAGAGTCGGACAGTGATGACTCAGTTCCTGAGCTGGAAGAACAGGACTCTGCACAGACACAGACGCAACAAGCTCAG cttgcagctgctgctgaaataGACGAAGAGCCAGTAAGCAAAGCCAAACAGAGCCGCAGTGAAAAGAAGGCACGAAAG GCCATGTCAAAGCTTGGCCTCAGGCAGGTAACAGGGGTCACCAGGGTCACCATTCGCAAATCAAAGAACATCTTGTTCGTCATCACCAAACCAGATGTCTACAAGAGCCCTGCGTCAGATACATACATCGTCTTCGGTGAAGCTAAG ATTGAAGATCTTTCTCAGCAAGCCCAGCTGGCTGCAGCAGAAAAGTTCAAGGTACAGGGAGAAGCTACAGCAAAGATCCAGGACAACACACAGACGCCCACAGTACAGGAGGAAAGCGAAGAGGAAGAG GTTGATGAGACCGGGGTCGAGGTGAAGGACATCGAACTCGTCATGTCACAAGCCAACGTGTCGCGGGCAAAGGCTGTACGCGccctgaaaaacaacaacaacgacaTTGTCAACGCTATTATG GAGTTGACGATGTAA